A genomic region of Caulobacter vibrioides contains the following coding sequences:
- a CDS encoding CHAP domain-containing protein: MTKRTRTLLGSLAAAAMISLVPMSGANADGYWQCVPFARLMSGIQIFGDARTWWSQAAGKYDTGSAPKIGSVLSFKPTARMNLGHVAFVSQVLTDRVIQVTHANWSVIEGDRGQIEQDVTVVDVSPNGDWTQVKVWYDPIRDLGTTVYPTNGFIYQDAQAMKIAMATSKIAMAQNAVVSAAKSAANQVAASVRASPLDIITQAADSTDRIAALIEAATGGGSPPSDTSNKPNAPR, translated from the coding sequence ATGACGAAACGGACGAGGACCCTCCTGGGTTCCCTGGCCGCTGCCGCCATGATCAGCCTCGTGCCGATGTCCGGCGCGAACGCTGACGGCTACTGGCAGTGCGTCCCGTTTGCGCGTCTGATGTCGGGTATCCAGATCTTCGGCGACGCCCGCACTTGGTGGAGCCAGGCGGCCGGCAAGTACGACACGGGCTCGGCCCCGAAGATCGGCTCGGTTTTGTCCTTCAAGCCCACGGCCCGCATGAACCTTGGCCACGTGGCGTTCGTCAGCCAGGTTCTGACCGACCGGGTCATCCAGGTCACCCACGCCAACTGGTCGGTCATCGAAGGTGATCGCGGCCAGATCGAACAGGACGTCACCGTCGTCGACGTCTCGCCCAACGGCGACTGGACGCAGGTCAAGGTCTGGTACGACCCGATCCGCGATCTGGGAACCACGGTCTACCCGACCAACGGTTTCATCTATCAGGACGCCCAGGCGATGAAGATCGCCATGGCCACCAGCAAGATCGCCATGGCTCAGAACGCCGTGGTCTCGGCCGCCAAGTCCGCCGCCAACCAGGTGGCCGCCTCGGTCCGCGCCTCGCCGCTGGACATCATCACCCAGGCCGCCGACTCGACCGACCGCATCGCGGCCCTGATCGAGGCCGCCACCGGCGGTGGTTCGCCCCCCAGCGACACCAGCAACAAGCCGAACGCCCCGCGCTAA
- a CDS encoding acyltransferase family protein, which translates to MPDAAHVKPLTALRFFAAFWVVLYHYWPNLDVGFTPAVAAKGYLGVEAFFVLSGFILCHVYLAGFGEGRFRYGDFLWNRLARVYPLHLATLVGVGGMALAGTLAGLAVDANILSWPSLPANLLLVHAWGLAPVAGWNHASWSISAEWFAYLTFPAFAFLAWRLRERPLTAVMAALALIAVVYPVFEALAGFSLTEATIRWGALRIVPCFAYGCALHALWRSGRFPSRLAAPGAAVLTLAILAAIAFGAPDLSIVMLLGGLIFMLASLASAGSRFASQKVFVYLGEISYSTYMICIPWKILAINATTKILNIDSDKLSLLIWILIVAALVPLSAISYHVIENPCRERMKSWASTWRARRLAAAGA; encoded by the coding sequence ATGCCCGACGCAGCCCACGTAAAGCCGCTTACGGCCCTGAGGTTCTTCGCCGCTTTCTGGGTGGTGCTCTATCACTATTGGCCCAACCTCGACGTCGGTTTCACCCCGGCGGTGGCGGCCAAGGGCTACCTTGGCGTCGAGGCCTTCTTCGTGCTGTCGGGCTTCATTCTTTGCCATGTTTATCTCGCCGGCTTCGGCGAGGGACGCTTCCGATACGGCGACTTCCTGTGGAACCGGCTGGCGCGGGTCTATCCGCTGCACTTGGCGACGCTGGTCGGCGTAGGGGGCATGGCGCTCGCCGGAACCCTCGCGGGGCTCGCGGTCGATGCGAACATCCTCTCGTGGCCGTCGCTGCCGGCGAACCTCTTGCTGGTCCATGCCTGGGGCTTGGCGCCGGTCGCGGGCTGGAATCACGCTTCCTGGTCGATCTCAGCCGAGTGGTTCGCCTATCTGACCTTCCCAGCCTTCGCTTTCCTGGCGTGGCGTTTGCGGGAGCGGCCGCTGACCGCGGTGATGGCCGCCTTGGCGCTGATCGCCGTGGTGTATCCGGTGTTCGAAGCGCTGGCGGGGTTCTCCCTGACCGAGGCGACGATCCGCTGGGGCGCGCTGCGCATCGTGCCCTGCTTCGCCTACGGCTGCGCCTTGCACGCACTGTGGCGGTCGGGGCGCTTTCCGTCCCGACTCGCCGCGCCCGGCGCAGCTGTCCTGACGCTCGCGATTCTCGCCGCCATCGCGTTCGGCGCCCCGGATTTGAGCATCGTCATGCTTCTGGGCGGGCTGATCTTCATGCTCGCCAGTCTCGCCTCGGCCGGCTCGCGCTTCGCCAGTCAGAAGGTTTTCGTCTATCTCGGCGAGATCAGCTACTCGACCTATATGATCTGCATTCCCTGGAAGATCCTGGCGATCAACGCCACCACGAAAATTCTCAATATCGATAGCGACAAGTTGTCGCTGCTGATCTGGATTTTGATTGTAGCGGCGCTTGTCCCGCTATCGGCGATTTCCTACCACGTCATTGAGAATCCGTGCCGTGAGCGCATGAAATCTTGGGCTTCAACGTGGCGAGCGCGTCGACTGGCGGCGGCGGGCGCCTGA
- a CDS encoding TerC family protein, whose translation MNEILSLAVDPAAWAALVTLVVMEVVLGIDNLIFISILSNKLPEEHRQRVRRIGISLALIMRLVLLSTIAFIVGLTAPVFDLGISGPVGSHGEPGFETAFSWRDLILIAGGVFLIWKATKEIHHAVDPGKSDDVLEKDKATVVINNVGSAIFQIILLDLVFSIDSILTAVGMTDHLPIMVVAVLVAVTVMLLAADPLANFINNNPTIVMLALGFLLMIGTVLIAEGFGAHVPKGYIYTAMAFSAGVEGLNMLARKRDAKKSS comes from the coding sequence ATGAACGAAATCCTTAGCCTTGCCGTCGACCCAGCCGCCTGGGCCGCTCTTGTTACGCTGGTCGTGATGGAGGTGGTGCTAGGCATCGACAACCTGATCTTCATCTCGATCCTGTCGAACAAGCTCCCTGAGGAGCACCGGCAGAGGGTCCGTCGCATCGGCATCTCGCTGGCGCTGATCATGCGCCTGGTGCTGCTGTCGACCATCGCCTTCATCGTCGGCCTCACCGCGCCTGTCTTTGACCTTGGGATCAGCGGACCGGTCGGGTCGCATGGCGAACCGGGCTTTGAAACGGCCTTCTCTTGGCGCGATCTGATCCTGATCGCCGGTGGCGTCTTCCTGATCTGGAAGGCCACCAAGGAAATTCACCACGCGGTGGATCCCGGCAAGAGCGACGACGTGCTCGAGAAGGACAAGGCCACCGTCGTCATCAACAATGTCGGCTCGGCGATCTTCCAGATCATCCTGCTGGACCTGGTGTTCTCGATCGACTCGATCCTGACCGCCGTGGGCATGACCGATCACCTGCCGATCATGGTCGTCGCCGTGCTGGTCGCCGTGACCGTGATGCTGCTGGCCGCCGACCCGCTGGCCAACTTCATCAACAACAACCCGACCATCGTCATGCTGGCCCTGGGCTTCCTGCTGATGATCGGCACCGTGCTGATCGCCGAAGGCTTCGGCGCCCATGTGCCGAAGGGCTACATCTACACGGCCATGGCCTTCTCGGCCGGGGTCGAGGGCTTGAACATGCTGGCGCGCAAACGCGACGCCAAGAAGTCGTCATAG
- a CDS encoding primosomal protein N' — translation MPRIASVLLPMPLPEAFDYAEPEGLGLAVGDHVTVPLGPRVIRGVVTALRDGTGGNRPLKPVLERVDDPPLPPGALAFVEWAARYSVDVPGWPLAMALRGLRHPPPKPDKVLALTGAQPGRVTPARLKVMAAAEGTKLSGVALASVAGVSAGVVKGLVDEGVLAVEFVEPERGLAQPDLSLPARALNPGQAACVEVLKDMLDSGGFQAALLDGVTGSGKTEVYLEAVAEALKDPDAQVLVLLPEIALTQAVMARFEQRFGAVPAEWHSGVSPPRRRQVWEAVAGGNARIVVGARSALFLPFRKLRLIVVDEEHDGSFKQEEGFIYQARDLAVARAKIEGASVLLASATPSLESLYNAQTGRYRWLRLSARHGAAQLPDIGLIDMRQTPPEPGRWLSPPLIKAMAVTLQRGEQAMLFLNRRGYAPLVLCKACGEKMKSPDTDSWLVEHRYTGRLVCHLTGFSMKKPEACPHCGAKDSLVSIGPGVERVEEEARHIFPDARVAVFSSDTVMDAEGAKALVSSMAAGEIDILVATQAAAKGHNFPNLTLVGVVDADLSLRGGDLRAGERTFQLLAQAAGRAGRHEKPGRALLQTYAPDHAVMRALAAQDRDAFVEAEMAMREDAGLPPFGRLAAVIASGPDGAALDAYVEALAAVIPNAEGVEVFGPADAPLALVRGRRRKRFLVRAERNVDLQGFMAAWRARAKVPNSVRVVIDVDPYSFL, via the coding sequence ATGCCGCGCATTGCTTCCGTCCTGCTGCCGATGCCGTTGCCGGAGGCCTTCGACTACGCCGAGCCGGAAGGCCTTGGGCTGGCTGTTGGCGACCATGTGACCGTGCCCCTGGGGCCGCGCGTCATCCGGGGCGTGGTGACCGCCCTGCGCGATGGAACCGGCGGCAATCGGCCGCTGAAACCGGTGCTGGAGCGGGTCGACGATCCGCCGCTGCCGCCCGGGGCGCTGGCCTTCGTGGAGTGGGCGGCGCGCTACTCGGTCGATGTTCCCGGCTGGCCGCTGGCCATGGCCTTGCGGGGCCTGCGCCATCCGCCGCCCAAGCCCGACAAGGTGCTGGCGCTCACCGGCGCTCAGCCCGGGCGCGTGACGCCGGCGCGCCTCAAGGTCATGGCCGCCGCCGAAGGGACAAAGCTCTCGGGCGTAGCCCTGGCCTCTGTGGCCGGCGTCTCGGCGGGCGTGGTCAAGGGGCTGGTCGACGAGGGCGTGCTGGCCGTCGAGTTCGTGGAGCCCGAGCGCGGATTGGCGCAGCCTGACCTGTCGCTGCCGGCCCGCGCGCTCAATCCGGGCCAGGCCGCCTGCGTCGAGGTGCTGAAGGACATGCTGGACAGCGGCGGCTTCCAGGCCGCGTTGCTCGACGGTGTGACCGGCTCGGGCAAGACCGAGGTTTATCTGGAAGCCGTGGCCGAGGCGCTGAAGGATCCCGACGCGCAGGTGCTGGTCCTGTTGCCCGAGATCGCCCTGACCCAGGCGGTGATGGCGCGTTTCGAGCAACGATTCGGCGCGGTCCCGGCCGAGTGGCACTCAGGCGTGTCGCCGCCGCGCCGCAGGCAGGTCTGGGAAGCGGTCGCGGGCGGGAACGCGCGGATCGTGGTCGGCGCCCGCTCGGCGCTGTTCCTGCCGTTCCGCAAGCTGAGGCTGATCGTCGTCGACGAAGAGCACGACGGCTCCTTCAAGCAGGAAGAGGGCTTCATCTACCAGGCCCGCGACCTGGCCGTGGCCCGCGCCAAGATCGAGGGCGCAAGCGTGCTGCTGGCCTCGGCGACGCCGTCGCTGGAGAGCCTCTACAACGCCCAGACCGGGCGCTACCGCTGGCTGCGGCTGTCGGCGCGACACGGTGCGGCGCAACTGCCCGACATCGGCCTGATCGACATGCGCCAGACGCCGCCGGAGCCGGGGCGCTGGCTGTCGCCGCCGCTGATCAAGGCCATGGCCGTGACGCTGCAGCGCGGCGAGCAGGCCATGCTGTTCCTGAACCGGCGGGGCTACGCACCGCTTGTCCTGTGCAAGGCCTGCGGCGAGAAGATGAAGTCGCCCGACACCGACAGCTGGCTGGTCGAGCATCGCTATACCGGGCGGCTGGTCTGCCACCTGACGGGCTTTTCGATGAAGAAGCCCGAGGCCTGCCCACACTGCGGGGCCAAGGACTCGCTGGTCTCGATCGGCCCCGGGGTGGAGCGCGTCGAGGAAGAGGCGCGGCACATCTTCCCCGACGCCCGCGTGGCGGTGTTCTCGTCCGATACGGTGATGGACGCCGAGGGCGCCAAGGCCCTGGTGTCCAGCATGGCGGCCGGCGAGATCGACATCCTGGTGGCGACCCAGGCCGCCGCCAAGGGTCACAACTTCCCCAACCTGACCCTGGTGGGGGTGGTCGACGCCGACCTCTCGCTGCGCGGCGGTGACCTGCGGGCCGGCGAGCGGACGTTCCAGCTTCTGGCCCAGGCGGCCGGACGGGCGGGGCGGCACGAAAAGCCCGGGCGCGCGCTGCTGCAGACCTACGCGCCCGATCACGCGGTGATGCGGGCGCTGGCGGCGCAGGACCGCGACGCCTTCGTCGAGGCCGAGATGGCGATGCGAGAGGACGCGGGCCTGCCGCCGTTCGGCCGACTGGCGGCGGTGATCGCCTCGGGACCGGACGGCGCGGCGCTGGACGCCTATGTCGAGGCGCTGGCGGCGGTCATTCCCAACGCCGAGGGGGTCGAGGTGTTCGGCCCCGCCGATGCGCCGCTCGCTCTGGTGCGGGGGCGTCGCCGCAAGCGGTTCCTGGTCAGGGCCGAGCGCAATGTCGACCTCCAGGGCTTCATGGCCGCCTGGCGGGCGCGGGCCAAGGTTCCGAACTCGGTCCGGGTGGTGATCGACGTGGATCCATACTCGTTTCTCTGA